In the genome of Fulvivirga maritima, one region contains:
- a CDS encoding LytR/AlgR family response regulator transcription factor, which yields MKVLIIEDEVPAAEKLERYLLRYDSEIEIIDKLTSVQESIQWLQNHQSKIDLIFMDIQLTDGKSFEIFESIKVDKPIIFITAFDEYAIEAFQVNSIAYLLKPIIFSDLEAALNKLENLRNNLSQNSFDINKALQNIHKDQYKTRFMVKLGEHIKSITTDSIELFYAEGRTVYLITDQERKFIIDYKLEELEEMLDPQIFYRANRSFIININAIEDVVVYSNSRLLVSPRITFDKEIVVSRDKVSSFKNWFNGL from the coding sequence ATGAAAGTATTGATTATTGAAGATGAAGTACCGGCGGCTGAAAAGCTTGAGAGATACCTTTTAAGGTATGATTCTGAGATTGAGATAATAGATAAACTTACTTCTGTACAGGAATCAATACAATGGCTACAAAACCATCAAAGTAAAATTGACCTGATTTTTATGGATATTCAGCTTACTGATGGTAAAAGCTTTGAAATATTTGAATCCATAAAGGTAGATAAGCCCATTATCTTCATCACGGCTTTTGATGAGTATGCCATAGAGGCTTTTCAGGTAAACAGCATCGCTTATTTACTGAAACCGATTATTTTCTCTGACTTGGAGGCTGCGCTCAATAAGCTGGAAAACTTAAGAAATAACCTCTCTCAAAATAGTTTCGATATTAATAAGGCCTTACAAAATATTCATAAAGACCAGTATAAAACTCGCTTTATGGTAAAACTAGGCGAGCATATAAAATCTATCACTACCGATAGTATTGAGCTATTTTACGCAGAGGGGCGCACGGTTTACCTCATCACCGATCAGGAAAGGAAATTTATTATTGATTATAAACTGGAAGAGCTGGAAGAAATGCTTGATCCACAAATTTTTTATCGGGCTAACCGCTCTTTTATCATTAACATCAATGCTATTGAAGATGTAGTAGTTTACTCTAACAGCAGGCTGTTGGTTTCTCCACGGATCACTTTTGATAAAGAAATAGTAGTGAGCCGTGATAAGGTTAGTAGTTTCAAAAACTGGTTTAATGGCTTATAA
- a CDS encoding histidine kinase, with protein sequence MKKLFIHNALFRILIPPFYGIVVYFMILLINNNVSQISEIFTGQEVYVCIGLTYILSETLRIIVLLLNRFYSPEINSQRIWTQTLLGIAASILVISICISAYFEYIIKFSIAETQLIIFNCIYAATSLIYNLLFFSNDFLHRQNQDKIREEQLLTETIEAELAKFQNEVNPDLLYDSLETLITLVHKNADEAEDYIDRLSLVYRYILGHRKKELSTLNDELRAANNIVHLLNFKYNSCITFKSNISTSSASMPMVPGVLPGLVETIIRNNIINTFKPMLIELEIEPADGYFILQHKLNEKLILTANRKSIFSQVQNAYGFYSEKPVVQVKAYDMNYIKIPILEILDEKKQSVYESIDY encoded by the coding sequence ATGAAAAAGCTATTCATTCATAATGCGCTCTTCAGGATACTCATTCCTCCTTTTTATGGAATAGTAGTGTATTTCATGATCCTGCTAATTAATAATAACGTAAGTCAGATCTCTGAAATATTTACTGGTCAGGAAGTATATGTGTGTATTGGCCTCACTTACATTTTATCAGAAACACTACGAATTATAGTGCTGCTTCTTAACCGGTTTTATTCACCTGAGATTAACAGCCAAAGAATCTGGACACAGACCTTGCTAGGAATAGCTGCCAGCATACTTGTTATATCTATTTGTATTTCGGCTTATTTTGAATATATCATCAAATTCAGCATCGCGGAAACACAACTCATTATATTTAATTGCATTTATGCTGCCACCAGCCTAATTTATAATCTACTATTCTTTAGTAATGATTTTCTGCATCGTCAAAATCAGGACAAAATAAGAGAAGAACAATTGCTTACAGAAACTATAGAGGCCGAACTGGCAAAATTTCAAAATGAAGTCAACCCGGACTTACTTTATGATTCGCTAGAAACCCTTATAACTTTAGTGCATAAAAATGCTGATGAAGCAGAAGATTATATAGACAGGCTGTCACTGGTATATCGCTACATTTTGGGCCACAGAAAAAAAGAACTCTCCACCCTTAATGATGAACTGAGAGCGGCTAACAACATTGTTCATTTGCTCAATTTCAAGTACAACAGCTGCATTACTTTCAAAAGCAATATATCTACCTCTTCTGCCTCCATGCCCATGGTGCCTGGCGTACTTCCGGGTCTGGTGGAAACAATCATTCGAAATAATATTATCAACACTTTCAAACCCATGCTCATAGAGCTTGAAATAGAACCTGCTGACGGCTATTTTATTTTACAGCACAAGCTCAATGAAAAACTGATCCTCACCGCTAACCGCAAAAGCATTTTCTCACAGGTACAGAATGCCTACGGCTTTTATAGTGAAAAACCAGTAGTGCAGGTGAAAGCTTATGATATGAATTACATAAAAATACCTATACTTGAAATATTAGATGAGAAAAAACAATCTGTATATGAAAGTATTGATTATTGA
- a CDS encoding sensor histidine kinase translates to MRKFWLRIIVSICIGILYFLYLFYSEEAYLPSILQNFPHVIISILISLSIGFSLYFSDIKLNKLISWKENLPARFIVGLLVNILITLSLIAVIGGLYIGFIKESFSVEWLWSQHQEPVIKLLIITVIAVLLYSLIYFALYSYNQYAVAQLTNMQEQRKHLKLQLEALKSQLSPHYLFNSLNTISSLIFKDASLAEDFIRRLALTYQYILDNNKRQFVTLNEEVEFVKSYNYLLKVRFENHLHLEINLPKNIMGSAIPPLTLQMLVENAVKHNIINKNNPLYIYISAIDNTNISICNTKTVAPSHVNSFKVGLKNIRQRYSLFTPASIKVTDGSKFTVMLPVLKDIEL, encoded by the coding sequence ATGCGCAAATTCTGGCTCCGTATAATTGTAAGTATCTGTATAGGTATACTGTACTTCCTATATCTTTTTTATAGTGAAGAGGCTTATTTACCTTCAATTTTACAGAACTTCCCCCACGTAATTATCAGCATTCTTATTTCGCTAAGTATTGGCTTCAGCCTCTATTTTTCTGACATAAAGCTTAATAAACTAATCTCCTGGAAAGAGAACCTGCCGGCACGTTTTATAGTGGGGCTACTAGTGAATATTCTCATTACTCTAAGCTTAATAGCTGTAATTGGCGGGCTCTACATTGGTTTTATTAAAGAAAGCTTTTCCGTAGAGTGGCTTTGGTCTCAGCATCAGGAGCCTGTTATCAAGCTACTAATCATTACTGTGATAGCAGTACTTCTGTATTCTCTGATTTACTTTGCACTGTACTCTTACAACCAATATGCGGTAGCTCAGCTCACCAATATGCAAGAGCAAAGAAAGCATCTAAAACTACAGTTAGAAGCACTTAAAAGTCAGCTCAGCCCCCACTATCTGTTTAATAGCCTGAACACCATATCATCATTGATTTTTAAAGATGCCTCTTTAGCCGAAGACTTTATCAGGCGATTAGCACTCACCTATCAGTATATTTTAGACAATAATAAACGGCAATTTGTAACGCTTAATGAAGAAGTGGAGTTTGTGAAATCTTACAATTACCTGCTCAAAGTTCGATTTGAAAACCATCTGCATCTGGAAATTAACTTACCGAAAAATATAATGGGCAGCGCCATACCTCCACTGACTTTACAAATGCTGGTAGAAAATGCGGTGAAGCACAATATCATTAATAAAAACAATCCGCTCTACATATATATTTCCGCCATTGATAATACTAATATTAGCATTTGCAATACCAAAACAGTAGCCCCCAGCCATGTCAACTCCTTTAAAGTAGGGCTAAAAAATATAAGACAGCGATATAGTCTGTTTACTCCTGCCTCCATAAAAGTGACTGACGGATCTAAATTCACCGTAATGCTTCCTGTACTAAAAGATATTGAGCTATGA